The Scyliorhinus torazame isolate Kashiwa2021f chromosome 10, sScyTor2.1, whole genome shotgun sequence genome contains a region encoding:
- the rpl13 gene encoding large ribosomal subunit protein eL13, with protein MAPSRNGMILNPHFHKDWQKRVRTWFNQPARKVRRRKARLAKARRIAPRPVAGPLRPVVRCPTVRYHTKVRAGRGFSLEELKAAGINRRVARTIGIAVDHRRRNKSTESIQCNVQRLKEYRSKLIIFPRKASMPKKGDSSAEEIKVATQLTGPVMPIKNIYKREKARVISEDEKNFKAFASLRMARANARLFGIRAKRAKEAAEQDVEKKK; from the exons ATGGCCCCAAGTCGGAATGGAATGATCCTGAACCCTCATTTCCACAAGGACTGGCAGAAAAGAGTCCGCACTTGGTTCAACCAGCCAGCCAGAAAAGTCCGCAG GCGCAAGGCACGGTTGGCTAAAGCACGTCGCATCGCTCCACGTCCAGTTGCTGGCCCCCTTCGACCAGTTGTTAGGTGTCCCACTGTCAGATATCACACCAAAGTACGTGCTGGACGAGGCTTCAGCTTGGAGGAGCTAAAG GCTGCAGGCATTAACAGGAGGGTGGCGCGTACTATTGGCATTGCTGTTGATCACAGACGGCGCAACAAGTCAACTGAATCTATTCAGTGTAATGTTCAACGTCTGAAGGAATATCGCTCCAAGTTAATCATCTTCCCAAGAAAGGCTTCAATGCCCAAGAAGGGAGATTCTTCT GCTGAAGAAATTAAGGTGGCAACCCAGCTAACTGGACCTGTCATGCCAATCAAGAAT ATATACAAAAGAGAGAAGGCCCGGGTGATCTCTGAGGATGAGAAGAATTTCAAGGCCTTTGCAAGCCTCCGTATGGCTCGTGCAAATGCACGTTTGTTTGGAATCCGTGCTAAGAGAGCAAAGGAAGCAGCAGAGCAGGATGTTGAGAAGAAGAAGTAA